A single region of the Anaerolineales bacterium genome encodes:
- a CDS encoding SH3 domain-containing protein, translating into MPGRGSNVSRWLPIMALVVVVMVGAVVVGALLSRALITEQPQETATVAPQTPTAETPIAMSDLPEVEIRAPSDNAEVVLGGEVGVYVRAVDRIGVTRIEMRVNNQPIDSAGSPDPNGALVLDSILSWTPTTPGRNVIQVVAYRGGIVGNPKTITVTVRDNAALPTQTPPPPGVTPLPPTFTATADPTCRVRINSSGINVRRGPGLNYEVITSLAFAAVVPVTGISPDGAWYQVNAVGFIGWVSTQFVTPLGFCGGIGVIAPPPSPIPAGGTQVVILPTWTPFPTLPLPTATSTIPVVVLPTLTATIYIPPQPGQVSVGDLTSTAIYATQTKLAQIPSPLPTNTPTVTPLPGETVAPTATPSDTPTVTPTPLLPDVIVSAIDLASTTVILDATTRQATLPVKVTVKNNGQALAPTFDVALRLFDGTAITKRTTVVLDLGAETTLDFDVTFKTEGVQTLTVIADSTNGVPESDKTNNVATREVTVIVATVTNPTATATPTDTATPDVTATPIPPTETPVPPTETLIPPPDTATPEPETATPEAPTTTPEPETATPEAPTTTPEPETATPEAPTTTPEPETATPEAPTTTPEPPTETPIPATAMPSISVQPSCTAELVASFVLINNGGAMSAPTAFTITNINGAVVLAGGDLLMEAGGSRVLTVQGVSGVLTLSIPQYQVFAQADCPVPTATAEPPTVTPEPATETPIPPTETPIPATAMPSISVQPSCTAELVASFVLINNGGAMSAPTAFTITNINGAVVLAGGDLLMEAGGSRVLTVQGVSGVLTLSIPQYQVFAQADCPVPATETPIPPTETPIPATAMPSISVQPSCTAELVASFVLINNGGAMSAPTAFTITNINGAVVLAGGDLLMEAGGSRVLTVQGVSGVLTLSIPQYQVFAQADCPVPTATAEPPTVTPEPATETPIPATPMPAISVQPSCTAELVASFVLINNGGAMSFPTSYTVVDSSGIPLLGGSDLQLEAGGNRVLTVQGIPGVITLNVPEYQLVSQANCPLPTATPEQATATPEPSVDIVDLGAVAVQPSLNNQTQQIMRGIHALWLQSGGTGNDFSLTGNGLLLGISDLYSQSANFDQYAGLAQSILDNYGAAVQALQGRYGQCNAGTPIQCPQGRSPLVFIDTVSVAMQTGTPVDTYRNDLTALVGQLAQQGMIPVLVTTPGRADDQALATYNTAVFRVAEANQLPLFNLYGIGAVNPALLDPFGKLTDPGAGARADFSAGVLATFGVNNAVLELMTLLEEVRTTIFTP; encoded by the coding sequence ATGCCCGGACGAGGATCAAATGTAAGTCGTTGGCTGCCGATCATGGCGCTTGTCGTCGTGGTCATGGTTGGTGCGGTGGTGGTGGGGGCGCTGCTCTCACGGGCGCTGATCACCGAACAGCCCCAAGAGACCGCAACGGTGGCGCCGCAAACGCCCACCGCCGAAACCCCTATCGCCATGAGCGACCTGCCCGAAGTTGAAATCCGCGCCCCTAGCGACAACGCCGAGGTTGTCCTCGGTGGGGAGGTGGGCGTCTATGTTCGGGCGGTGGACCGCATCGGGGTGACGCGCATTGAGATGCGGGTGAACAACCAGCCGATTGATTCGGCGGGATCGCCCGACCCCAACGGGGCGCTTGTCCTCGATAGTATTCTCTCTTGGACGCCCACCACACCGGGACGAAACGTGATTCAAGTGGTTGCTTACCGAGGCGGTATTGTGGGCAACCCCAAGACGATCACCGTGACGGTGCGCGATAACGCCGCGCTGCCCACCCAAACGCCGCCCCCGCCCGGAGTGACGCCGCTGCCGCCAACCTTCACGGCAACGGCTGACCCCACCTGCCGTGTGCGCATCAACAGCAGCGGGATCAACGTCCGGCGCGGACCGGGCTTGAATTACGAGGTGATCACCTCCCTCGCCTTTGCTGCCGTTGTTCCCGTGACGGGCATCAGCCCTGACGGTGCGTGGTATCAGGTGAACGCCGTCGGCTTCATCGGATGGGTGAGCACCCAATTTGTGACGCCGCTCGGCTTTTGCGGCGGCATCGGCGTGATCGCCCCGCCGCCCTCGCCCATTCCCGCCGGCGGGACTCAAGTGGTGATCTTGCCCACGTGGACGCCCTTTCCCACGCTGCCGCTGCCGACTGCCACCAGCACGATCCCCGTCGTCGTCCTTCCCACCCTCACGGCGACGATCTACATCCCGCCACAGCCCGGACAAGTCTCCGTTGGCGACCTGACCTCTACCGCCATCTATGCCACCCAAACAAAATTGGCGCAGATTCCTTCGCCGCTGCCGACGAACACGCCGACGGTGACGCCGCTCCCGGGTGAGACAGTTGCCCCTACGGCAACGCCATCGGACACGCCGACGGTGACGCCGACGCCGCTTTTGCCCGATGTGATCGTCAGCGCGATTGACCTCGCCAGCACAACGGTGATCCTTGATGCGACAACGCGCCAAGCGACGCTCCCCGTCAAGGTGACGGTGAAAAACAATGGGCAAGCGCTTGCCCCCACCTTTGATGTGGCGCTCCGCCTGTTTGATGGCACGGCGATCACGAAACGGACGACGGTTGTCCTTGATCTTGGCGCCGAAACGACGCTCGATTTTGATGTGACCTTCAAGACCGAAGGCGTCCAGACGCTCACAGTGATTGCCGACAGCACAAACGGCGTCCCAGAGAGCGACAAGACAAATAATGTGGCAACCCGCGAAGTGACGGTTATTGTGGCGACGGTGACGAATCCCACCGCCACCGCCACCCCGACGGATACGGCGACGCCCGATGTGACGGCAACGCCCATCCCGCCAACGGAAACCCCCGTCCCGCCCACCGAAACCTTGATTCCGCCGCCGGATACGGCGACGCCAGAGCCAGAGACGGCAACGCCGGAAGCGCCAACAACGACGCCAGAGCCAGAGACGGCAACGCCGGAAGCGCCAACAACGACGCCAGAGCCAGAGACGGCAACACCGGAGGCGCCAACAACGACGCCAGAGCCAGAGACGGCAACACCGGAAGCGCCGACGACAACGCCTGAACCCCCCACCGAAACGCCCATTCCGGCAACGGCAATGCCCTCGATCAGCGTCCAGCCAAGCTGCACGGCGGAACTGGTCGCCTCGTTCGTCCTGATCAACAACGGCGGGGCGATGAGCGCCCCGACGGCATTCACGATAACGAACATAAACGGGGCGGTGGTCTTGGCGGGCGGCGATCTGCTCATGGAGGCGGGCGGCAGCCGCGTCCTCACGGTGCAGGGCGTCTCCGGCGTGCTGACGCTGAGCATCCCGCAGTATCAGGTCTTTGCGCAGGCGGACTGCCCCGTGCCAACGGCAACGGCTGAACCGCCGACAGTGACGCCCGAACCAGCCACCGAGACACCCATCCCGCCCACCGAGACGCCCATTCCGGCAACGGCAATGCCCTCGATCAGCGTCCAGCCAAGCTGCACGGCGGAACTGGTCGCCTCGTTCGTCCTGATCAACAACGGCGGGGCGATGAGCGCCCCGACGGCATTCACGATAACGAACATAAACGGGGCGGTGGTCTTGGCGGGCGGCGATCTGCTCATGGAGGCGGGCGGCAGCCGCGTCCTCACGGTGCAGGGCGTCTCCGGCGTGCTGACGCTGAGCATCCCGCAGTATCAGGTCTTTGCGCAGGCGGACTGCCCCGTGCCAGCCACCGAGACACCCATCCCGCCCACCGAGACGCCCATTCCGGCAACGGCAATGCCCTCGATCAGCGTCCAGCCAAGCTGCACGGCGGAACTGGTCGCCTCGTTCGTCCTGATCAATAACGGCGGGGCAATGAGCGCCCCGACGGCATTCACGATAACGAACATAAACGGGGCGGTGGTCTTGGCGGGCGGCGATCTGCTCATGGAGGCGGGCGGCAGCCGCGTCCTCACGGTACAGGGCGTCTCCGGCGTGCTGACGCTGAGCATCCCGCAGTATCAGGTTTTTGCGCAGGCGGACTGCCCCGTGCCAACGGCAACGGCTGAACCGCCGACAGTGACGCCCGAACCAGCCACCGAGACGCCCATCCCGGCAACGCCCATGCCAGCGATCAGCGTCCAGCCAAGCTGCACGGCGGAACTGGTCGCCTCGTTCGTCCTGATCAACAACGGCGGGGCAATGAGTTTCCCGACCAGTTACACGGTGGTTGATAGCAGCGGCATCCCGCTCTTGGGAGGCAGTGATCTCCAATTGGAGGCGGGTGGAAACCGCGTCCTCACGGTGCAGGGCATCCCAGGCGTGATCACCCTGAATGTGCCGGAATATCAGCTTGTCTCACAGGCGAACTGCCCGCTCCCAACGGCAACCCCCGAACAGGCGACGGCAACCCCAGAGCCAAGCGTAGACATCGTTGATCTGGGTGCTGTTGCCGTACAGCCGAGCTTGAACAATCAGACACAGCAAATCATGCGCGGGATTCACGCCCTCTGGCTGCAAAGCGGCGGGACGGGGAATGATTTCAGCCTGACCGGAAACGGACTGCTGCTAGGAATCAGCGATCTCTACAGCCAAAGCGCGAACTTCGATCAATATGCCGGACTTGCCCAGAGCATCCTCGATAACTACGGGGCAGCCGTCCAAGCGCTGCAAGGGCGCTATGGGCAGTGTAATGCCGGCACGCCGATCCAATGCCCGCAGGGAAGGTCGCCGCTCGTCTTTATCGATACCGTCAGTGTGGCAATGCAAACGGGAACGCCCGTCGATACCTATCGGAACGATCTGACGGCGCTCGTGGGGCAGTTGGCACAGCAAGGGATGATCCCCGTCCTTGTGACGACGCCCGGACGCGCCGATGATCAGGCGCTTGCCACCTACAACACAGCGGTGTTCCGCGTTGCCGAGGCAAACCAACTCCCATTGTTCAACCTGTATGGAATTGGGGCGGTCAATCCGGCGCTGCTGGACCCCTTCGGAAAACTGACCGACCCCGGCGCCGGCGCACGGGCGGACTTTTCAGCCGGGGTATTGGCAACCTTTGGGGTGAACAACGCCGTCCTTGAACTGATGACGCTTTTGGAGGAGGTGCGCACGACGATCTTCACACCGTAG
- a CDS encoding YkgJ family cysteine cluster protein, which produces MTTNRPIPPDAPIRLAEGARHRCRQCGSSCRNFTVSLSDAEAQRLALEVWRPLLHNVPPDLPFVSREGNRYILTKRPEALGGGCVFLGADNLCVIHKEAGMAVKPLACQVFPLQGIAAPDGVHLSVNSGCRRLWEVVAAADDPPLDPLEARELLSAAAGMLSMAETVRLTAATMILYTDFLAWQGQIAAILCRPAATLAEFWGNLRQTAALILTIADPADESLPADAPLALVANLIAAFHADLEGERSESPLSLPRQALTARVMRWLPAVSLPLKRDLPEAFTPSEVVRFCLWLAGQFLQGRQAAYWTTARGAWAGLVIALAVGLNAFAGAFDQHDETFGHSINDLFSDALTIFGLPSSNATWGKQQAMLVALSEDG; this is translated from the coding sequence ATGACGACGAACCGCCCCATCCCGCCAGACGCGCCGATCCGTCTTGCTGAAGGGGCGCGTCACCGCTGCCGCCAATGCGGGAGCAGTTGTCGAAATTTCACCGTCAGCCTCAGCGATGCCGAAGCGCAGCGCCTTGCCCTTGAGGTATGGCGTCCTCTCTTGCACAACGTCCCGCCCGATCTCCCGTTCGTCAGCCGTGAAGGAAACCGCTACATCCTGACGAAACGCCCCGAAGCGCTTGGCGGCGGCTGTGTGTTCCTCGGCGCGGATAACCTCTGCGTGATACACAAAGAGGCGGGCATGGCGGTGAAACCCCTCGCCTGTCAGGTCTTTCCCCTACAAGGCATTGCCGCCCCCGATGGCGTTCATCTTTCGGTGAATTCTGGCTGTCGGCGTCTGTGGGAGGTTGTGGCGGCGGCGGATGACCCACCGCTTGATCCCCTCGAAGCACGTGAACTGCTCAGCGCGGCGGCGGGAATGCTGAGCATGGCGGAAACGGTCAGGCTGACAGCAGCGACGATGATCCTTTACACCGATTTCCTCGCCTGGCAGGGACAGATCGCCGCGATCTTATGCCGTCCGGCGGCGACTCTGGCGGAATTTTGGGGCAATCTACGGCAGACCGCCGCGCTCATCTTGACCATTGCCGATCCCGCCGATGAGTCCCTCCCCGCTGATGCACCTTTGGCGCTTGTTGCTAATCTGATCGCCGCCTTTCATGCTGATCTGGAGGGTGAACGATCTGAATCGCCGCTCTCGCTGCCGCGACAGGCGCTGACAGCGCGGGTGATGCGCTGGCTGCCAGCGGTCAGCTTACCCCTTAAACGAGACCTTCCCGAAGCATTCACCCCCTCGGAGGTCGTCCGGTTTTGCTTGTGGCTGGCGGGGCAGTTCCTTCAAGGGCGGCAGGCGGCATATTGGACGACGGCACGGGGAGCATGGGCGGGGCTGGTGATCGCCCTCGCCGTTGGCTTGAACGCCTTCGCTGGCGCGTTTGATCAACATGATGAGACGTTTGGGCATTCGATCAACGATCTTTTTTCCGATGCCTTGACGATCTTTGGCTTGCCCTCCTCCAATGCCACATGGGGCAAGCAGCAGGCGATGTTGGTTGCCCTCAGCGAGGACGGCTGA